From Micromonospora rhizosphaerae, the proteins below share one genomic window:
- a CDS encoding demethylmenaquinone methyltransferase — MSRTPQGQRASLDKQPHEVAAMFDGVAARYDLTNTVLSFGQDRSWRRATRAALDLRPGERVLDVGAGTGVSTEELAHSGAYAVGADLSLGMLHAGKRTRPQVPLLAGDALRLPFPDGVFDAVTISFALRNVNDTDAALRELARVTRPGGRLVVCEFSTPVNPAFRTVYLSYLMRSLPAVARAVSSNPDAYVYLAESIRAWPDQAALAERIGAAGWGRVAWRNLTGGIVALHRGIRE; from the coding sequence GGTCGCCGCGATGTTCGATGGCGTGGCGGCCCGCTACGACCTGACCAACACCGTCCTCTCCTTCGGGCAGGACCGGTCCTGGCGGCGGGCGACCCGGGCCGCGCTCGACCTGCGCCCGGGCGAGCGGGTGCTCGACGTGGGCGCGGGCACCGGCGTCTCGACCGAGGAGCTGGCCCACTCCGGGGCGTACGCGGTCGGCGCCGACCTGTCGCTGGGCATGCTGCACGCCGGCAAGCGGACCCGTCCGCAGGTGCCGCTGCTGGCCGGTGACGCGCTTCGGCTGCCCTTCCCCGACGGCGTCTTCGACGCGGTGACCATCTCCTTCGCGTTGCGCAACGTCAACGACACCGACGCCGCGCTGCGCGAGCTGGCCCGGGTCACCAGGCCCGGTGGCCGGCTGGTGGTCTGCGAGTTCAGCACCCCGGTCAACCCCGCCTTCCGCACGGTCTACCTGTCGTACCTGATGCGGTCCCTGCCGGCGGTGGCGCGGGCCGTCTCCAGCAACCCCGACGCGTACGTCTACCTGGCCGAGTCGATCCGGGCCTGGCCCGACCAGGCGGCCCTCGCCGAGCGGATCGGCGCGGCCGGCTGGGGTCGGGTCGCCTGGCGCAACCTCACCGGCGGGATCGTCGCGCTGCATCGGGGAATCCGCGAGTAG
- a CDS encoding NADH-quinone oxidoreductase subunit A, protein MTLSPYAPIIGLFALAAGFALFSVAAARFAGPRRFNKAKLEAYECGIEPSPQPVGGGRFPVKFYLTAMLFIVFDIEIIFLYPWAVSFDALPIFGFVEMVLFIVAVFVAYAYVWRRGGLDWD, encoded by the coding sequence ATGACGCTCTCGCCTTACGCACCGATCATCGGGCTGTTCGCCCTGGCCGCGGGGTTCGCGCTGTTCTCCGTGGCCGCCGCCCGCTTCGCCGGTCCCCGGCGCTTCAACAAGGCCAAGCTCGAGGCGTACGAGTGCGGCATCGAGCCGAGCCCGCAGCCGGTCGGCGGCGGCCGGTTTCCGGTCAAGTTCTACCTGACGGCGATGCTCTTCATCGTCTTCGACATCGAGATCATCTTCCTGTACCCCTGGGCGGTCTCCTTCGACGCCCTGCCGATCTTCGGCTTCGTGGAGATGGTCCTGTTCATCGTCGCGGTCTTCGTCGCGTACGCCTACGTCTGGCGGCGCGGCGGCCTGGACTGGGACTGA
- a CDS encoding NADH-quinone oxidoreductase subunit C: MTAPDDKANNGGVPVPVPPAGATSGAPAEYPPASPAGRGMFGTHGTGDVSGFGGLVRQRKPIEESPRPYGGYFDEVRDALEEAYPAFGDAIEKVVVDRGELTLHVRPERIVEVCQVMRDDLALRFELCSSVSGVDYLGAEERRLHVVYQLTSMTYRRRVRLEAAVSAEDPHLPSVTSLYPTADWQERETYDMFGIVFDGHPNLTRILMPDDWEGHPQRKDYPLGGVPVEYKGAEIPPPDQRRSYQ, translated from the coding sequence GTGACCGCACCTGACGACAAGGCGAACAACGGCGGCGTACCGGTGCCGGTGCCACCGGCCGGCGCCACCAGCGGCGCCCCGGCGGAGTATCCGCCGGCCAGCCCGGCCGGGCGCGGCATGTTCGGCACCCACGGCACCGGCGACGTCTCCGGCTTCGGCGGCCTGGTCCGTCAGCGCAAGCCGATCGAGGAGAGCCCCCGGCCGTACGGCGGCTACTTCGACGAGGTCCGCGACGCGCTGGAGGAGGCGTACCCCGCCTTCGGCGACGCGATCGAGAAGGTCGTGGTCGACCGGGGTGAGCTGACCCTGCACGTCCGTCCGGAGCGGATCGTCGAGGTCTGCCAGGTGATGCGGGACGACCTCGCGCTCCGCTTCGAGCTCTGCTCGTCGGTGTCCGGAGTCGACTACCTGGGCGCCGAGGAGCGCCGGCTGCACGTGGTCTACCAGCTCACCTCGATGACCTACCGGCGCCGGGTCCGGCTGGAGGCCGCGGTCTCCGCCGAGGACCCGCACCTGCCGAGCGTCACCAGCCTCTACCCGACCGCCGACTGGCAGGAGCGGGAGACGTACGACATGTTCGGCATCGTCTTCGACGGCCACCCCAACCTGACCCGGATCCTCATGCCGGACGACTGGGAGGGGCACCCGCAGCGCAAGGACTACCCGCTCGGCGGCGTCCCCGTCGAGTACAAGGGCGCGGAGATTCCACCGCCGGACCAGCGGAGGTCGTACCAGTGA
- a CDS encoding NuoB/complex I 20 kDa subunit family protein: protein MGIEEKLPAGVLLTSVEKLVNWSRKSSVWGATFGLACCAIEMMAAGGPHYDMGRWGMEVFRASPRQADLMIVAGRVSQKMAPVLRQIYDQMAEPRWVLSMGVCASSGGMFNNYAIVQGVDHVVPVDMYLPGCPPRPEMLIDAILKLREKIMYEPLGPNGRKMLAARKERGDVPVVPYGSMPSSYRNDKARRAEWTQAVREGREEQLRIENWMKAQNHLQHGGVNK, encoded by the coding sequence ATGGGTATCGAGGAGAAGCTTCCCGCCGGCGTCCTGCTCACCTCCGTGGAGAAGCTGGTCAACTGGTCGCGGAAGTCGTCCGTCTGGGGCGCCACCTTCGGCCTGGCCTGCTGTGCCATCGAGATGATGGCCGCGGGTGGTCCGCACTACGACATGGGCCGCTGGGGCATGGAGGTCTTCCGTGCCTCGCCCCGCCAGGCGGACCTGATGATCGTGGCCGGTCGGGTGAGCCAGAAGATGGCCCCGGTGCTGCGCCAGATCTACGACCAGATGGCGGAGCCGCGCTGGGTGCTGTCGATGGGCGTCTGCGCCAGCAGCGGCGGCATGTTCAACAACTACGCGATCGTGCAGGGCGTCGACCACGTGGTGCCGGTGGACATGTACCTCCCGGGCTGCCCGCCCCGGCCGGAGATGCTCATCGACGCGATCCTCAAGCTCCGCGAGAAGATCATGTACGAGCCGCTGGGTCCGAACGGCCGCAAGATGCTGGCGGCCCGCAAGGAGCGCGGTGACGTGCCCGTCGTGCCGTACGGCTCGATGCCGTCGTCGTACCGCAACGACAAGGCCCGGCGCGCCGAGTGGACGCAGGCCGTCCGCGAGGGGCGCGAGGAGCAGTTGCGGATCGAGAACTGGATGAAGGCCCAGAACCACCTGCAGCACGGGGGCGTGAACAAGTGA
- a CDS encoding geranylgeranyl reductase family protein produces the protein MTAVENDADVIVVGAGPGGSATAYHLARHGVRVLLLEKTEFPREKVCGDGLTPRAVRQLVRMGVDTSPEAGWLHNRGLRVIGGGVRLELDWPHLATFPNYGLVRTRLDFDDLLAQRAVSAGAKLRTSVNVTGPVLDADDRVIGVRAEVGPEREPATFHAPLVVAADGVSGRLPLALGLAKREDRPIGVAVRRYYRSPAKHDDNYLESWLELRGKGSDNLLPGYGWIFGLGDGRVNVGLGILNSSSAFGKTNYRRLLTDWLANTPEDWGMTDEANAEGPILGAALPMGFNRVPHYTRGVLLVGDSGGMVNPFNGEGIAYAMESGELAAEVAVQALARPAGAERERALMAYPTELKARFGGYYRLGGIFVKLIGRPEIMRIATKHGLPHPMLMRFVLKLLANLTDPRGGDAMDRVINAMTRVAPAV, from the coding sequence ATGACCGCGGTGGAGAACGACGCCGACGTGATCGTCGTGGGCGCCGGTCCCGGAGGATCGGCCACGGCGTACCACCTGGCCCGGCACGGCGTCCGGGTGCTGCTGCTCGAGAAGACCGAGTTCCCCAGGGAGAAGGTCTGCGGTGACGGGCTGACCCCGCGCGCGGTCCGGCAGCTCGTCCGGATGGGCGTGGACACCTCGCCCGAGGCCGGCTGGCTGCACAACCGCGGCCTGCGGGTGATCGGCGGTGGCGTACGCCTCGAGCTGGACTGGCCCCACCTGGCCACCTTCCCCAACTACGGCCTGGTCCGCACCCGGCTGGACTTCGACGACCTGCTCGCCCAGCGTGCTGTCTCAGCCGGGGCGAAGCTGCGGACCAGCGTGAACGTGACCGGCCCGGTGCTCGACGCCGACGACCGGGTGATCGGCGTGCGGGCCGAGGTCGGCCCGGAGAGGGAGCCAGCCACCTTCCACGCGCCGCTGGTGGTCGCCGCGGACGGCGTCTCCGGCCGCTTGCCGCTCGCCCTCGGGCTGGCCAAGCGGGAGGACCGGCCGATCGGCGTGGCGGTCCGGCGCTACTACCGGTCGCCGGCCAAGCACGACGACAACTACCTCGAGTCCTGGCTGGAGCTGCGCGGCAAGGGCAGCGACAACCTGCTCCCCGGGTACGGCTGGATCTTCGGCCTGGGTGACGGGCGGGTCAACGTCGGTCTGGGGATCCTGAACTCCTCCTCCGCCTTCGGCAAGACGAACTACCGGCGGCTGCTCACCGACTGGCTCGCCAACACCCCGGAGGACTGGGGGATGACCGACGAGGCGAACGCGGAGGGGCCGATCCTCGGCGCCGCGCTGCCGATGGGCTTCAACCGGGTCCCGCACTACACCCGCGGCGTGCTGCTGGTCGGTGACTCCGGCGGCATGGTCAACCCGTTCAACGGCGAGGGCATCGCGTACGCGATGGAGTCCGGCGAGCTGGCCGCGGAGGTCGCGGTGCAGGCGCTGGCCCGGCCGGCGGGCGCCGAGCGGGAGCGGGCGCTGATGGCGTACCCGACCGAGCTGAAGGCCCGGTTCGGCGGCTACTACCGGCTCGGCGGGATCTTCGTGAAGCTGATCGGCCGGCCGGAGATCATGCGGATCGCCACCAAGCACGGCCTGCCGCACCCGATGCTGATGCGCTTCGTGCTCAAGCTGCTGGCCAACCTGACCGATCCGCGCGGCGGGGACGCGATGGACCGGGTCATCAACGCGATGACCAGGGTGGCTCCGGCGGTATAG